A window of Natrinema versiforme contains these coding sequences:
- a CDS encoding sulfatase, which yields METEPGTRQSNVLFVVLDTVRKDRLGPYGYERGTTPELSAFAEEATVFESAVAPAPWTLPVHASLFTGLYPSQHGADQGSPYLDDVTTLASVLSAADYDTACFSSNAWITPYTGLTDGFDAHDSFFEVLPRDVLSGPLASAWQAINDNDYLREMASKLVRLGAMAHEKLASGEGADTKTPSVIDRTKSFIDDSESDEGWFAFVNLMDAHLPYYPPEEYREAFAPGVDPDTVCQNSKEYNAGVRDIDDEEWADIRALYDAEIAHMDAELGRLFDWLRATGQWEETTVVVAADHGELHGEHDLYGHEFALYDELVNVPLLVKHPSLEAERRDDLVELLDCYHTTLDALAVDPDAAVGTGGDDVPVALDPTRSLLSSEYRAFDGVSDPDPGQRAVLEADGNADYAFIEYAQPVIELHHLEQKASEAGVTLPADHRAYSRLRAARGTDRKYVRADLVPDEGYRLDDDPSEESPVDPADDDRVAATERALARFEDAVGGAWDDPTETDADAGDALEEADEATQDRLRELGYLE from the coding sequence ATGGAGACGGAACCCGGCACCCGCCAGTCGAACGTCCTCTTCGTCGTCCTGGATACGGTCCGGAAGGACCGTCTCGGGCCGTACGGCTACGAGCGGGGGACGACGCCCGAACTCTCGGCGTTCGCCGAGGAGGCGACCGTCTTCGAGTCGGCGGTCGCGCCCGCGCCGTGGACCTTGCCGGTCCACGCCTCGCTGTTTACCGGCCTCTACCCGAGCCAGCACGGGGCCGATCAGGGGAGTCCCTACCTCGACGACGTCACTACCCTCGCGTCGGTGCTGTCGGCGGCGGACTACGACACGGCGTGTTTCTCCTCGAACGCCTGGATCACCCCCTACACCGGCCTGACCGACGGCTTCGACGCCCACGACTCGTTCTTCGAGGTCCTGCCTCGAGACGTCCTCTCGGGGCCGCTCGCGAGCGCGTGGCAGGCGATCAACGACAACGATTACCTCCGAGAGATGGCGTCCAAACTCGTCAGGCTCGGCGCGATGGCCCACGAGAAACTCGCCAGCGGCGAGGGGGCCGACACGAAGACGCCGTCGGTCATCGACCGAACGAAGTCCTTCATCGACGACAGCGAGAGCGACGAAGGCTGGTTCGCGTTCGTCAATCTGATGGACGCGCATCTGCCGTACTACCCGCCCGAGGAGTACCGCGAGGCGTTCGCCCCCGGTGTCGACCCAGATACGGTCTGTCAGAACTCGAAGGAGTACAACGCTGGCGTCCGGGACATCGACGACGAGGAATGGGCGGACATCCGGGCGCTGTACGACGCCGAAATCGCACACATGGACGCCGAACTCGGTCGCCTGTTCGACTGGCTGCGCGCGACCGGCCAGTGGGAGGAGACGACCGTCGTCGTTGCGGCCGACCACGGCGAACTCCACGGCGAACACGACCTCTACGGCCACGAGTTCGCGCTCTACGACGAACTCGTCAACGTTCCGCTGCTGGTGAAACACCCCTCCCTCGAGGCCGAGCGGCGCGACGATCTCGTCGAACTGCTCGACTGCTATCACACGACGCTCGACGCGCTGGCCGTCGATCCCGACGCCGCGGTCGGCACGGGCGGGGACGACGTCCCCGTCGCCCTCGACCCGACGCGGTCGCTGCTCTCGAGCGAGTACCGAGCGTTCGACGGCGTCTCGGATCCGGACCCCGGCCAGCGAGCCGTCCTCGAGGCCGACGGCAACGCCGACTACGCGTTCATCGAGTACGCCCAGCCGGTCATCGAACTCCACCACTTGGAGCAGAAGGCGAGCGAGGCCGGCGTCACGCTGCCGGCGGATCACCGGGCCTACTCGCGGCTCCGCGCCGCGCGGGGCACTGACCGGAAGTACGTTCGCGCGGACCTCGTTCCGGACGAGGGCTACCGGCTCGACGACGATCCGAGCGAGGAGTCGCCGGTCGATCCCGCGGACGACGACCGCGTCGCGGCCACCGAACGGGCGCTCGCCCGGTTCGAAGACGCCGTCGGCGGCGCGTGGGACGATCCGACCGAGACCGACGCCGATGCTGGGGACGCGCTCGAGGAGGCCGACGAAGCGACGCAGGATCGGCTCCGCGAACTCGGCTATCTGGAGTGA
- a CDS encoding lysylphosphatidylglycerol synthase transmembrane domain-containing protein: protein MDERNRRTFLIGAFGAIAVFAVLVFIVGARSILDSLLSARPSLVAATFALALCWLAVWSLMLRTVLGTLGVEIPLGKSFLVYAGAVFANNVTPFGQAGGEPIAALLISKVSGSRYETGLVGIASVDVLNVIPSISLVFVGVGYYATTAAVGDRLETAVGSAVVLIGGILLVMGLVWRYRETIIDRLPAIIAPRLGRLGLERFDSETLEDDLADRMGRFFENIERIATDRWRLGAVVGLSLCGWLFQVAALLAAFAALGYSVPPYILLFVIPLANIAGAAPLPGGLGGIEAAFVTLLVPTTGIEASIVTAAVLIFRGAVYWMPILVGGASVSALGMRNVL, encoded by the coding sequence ATGGACGAGCGAAACCGGCGCACGTTTCTCATCGGTGCCTTCGGTGCCATCGCGGTGTTTGCCGTCCTCGTGTTCATCGTCGGCGCGCGCTCTATCCTCGACTCCCTGCTCTCGGCGCGGCCGTCGCTCGTCGCGGCGACGTTCGCCCTCGCGCTCTGTTGGTTAGCCGTCTGGAGTCTGATGCTCCGGACCGTTCTCGGGACGCTCGGCGTCGAGATCCCGCTCGGCAAGTCGTTTCTCGTCTATGCCGGTGCCGTCTTCGCCAACAACGTCACCCCGTTCGGACAGGCCGGCGGCGAACCGATCGCGGCGCTGCTCATCTCGAAGGTCTCCGGCTCCCGCTACGAGACCGGTCTCGTCGGGATCGCGAGCGTCGACGTCCTCAACGTGATCCCCTCGATATCGCTCGTCTTCGTGGGGGTCGGCTACTACGCGACCACCGCCGCCGTCGGCGACCGCCTCGAGACGGCCGTCGGATCGGCCGTCGTGCTGATCGGCGGCATCCTGCTCGTCATGGGCCTCGTCTGGCGATACCGCGAGACGATCATCGACCGACTCCCGGCCATCATCGCGCCCCGTCTCGGCAGGCTCGGCCTCGAGCGATTCGACTCGGAGACGCTCGAGGACGACCTCGCGGACCGAATGGGGCGGTTCTTCGAGAACATCGAGCGGATCGCGACGGACCGCTGGCGACTCGGTGCCGTGGTCGGGCTCTCGCTGTGTGGCTGGCTCTTTCAGGTGGCCGCGCTGCTGGCGGCCTTCGCTGCTCTCGGCTACAGCGTCCCGCCGTACATCCTGCTGTTCGTGATCCCGCTCGCGAACATCGCCGGTGCGGCCCCGCTCCCGGGCGGGCTCGGCGGGATCGAGGCCGCGTTCGTCACGCTGCTCGTCCCGACGACGGGTATCGAAGCGTCGATCGTCACCGCGGCCGTCCTGATCTTCCGCGGCGCGGTCTACTGGATGCCGATACTCGTCGGCGGGGCCTCGGTGTCGGCGTTGGGGATGCGAAACGTCCTGTGA
- a CDS encoding metal-dependent hydrolase, with protein sequence MYRDGHAGFNALLYAPFVPLVSAFYSLELALWGAVLALAAANLPDIDQNVERIDHRGPTHTVWFALLFGSVAGIGTVFVARSSFGADGGFGFGFGFVVGTCGILAHLAGDIVTPMGISPFAPLSRVHVTLEWFKSKNGRINRAFLLAGSAALLASLLLAAGQPV encoded by the coding sequence ATGTATCGCGACGGCCACGCCGGATTCAACGCGCTTCTGTACGCGCCGTTCGTGCCGCTGGTGAGCGCGTTCTACTCGCTCGAACTGGCGCTCTGGGGCGCGGTCCTCGCGCTCGCGGCGGCGAACCTCCCCGATATCGACCAGAACGTCGAGCGGATCGACCACCGCGGCCCGACCCACACCGTCTGGTTCGCTCTCCTGTTCGGCTCAGTGGCGGGGATCGGTACGGTGTTCGTCGCTCGCTCGAGTTTCGGGGCGGACGGCGGCTTCGGGTTCGGATTCGGCTTCGTCGTCGGGACCTGCGGGATTCTCGCACACCTCGCGGGCGATATCGTGACGCCGATGGGGATCTCGCCGTTCGCGCCCCTTTCGCGGGTCCACGTCACGCTCGAGTGGTTCAAATCGAAGAACGGCCGGATCAATCGCGCGTTTCTGCTCGCCGGCTCGGCCGCGTTACTGGCGTCGCTGTTGCTGGCAGCCGGTCAGCCGGTGTGA
- a CDS encoding metal-dependent hydrolase, producing MELGLVFFLTVAFATHALVGVALVRGFSDVGPRVGPWLGAVFGFVPDADFLFPAAWGWPFVHRGITHSPLFVLSVVGGVYALSRRRSFALAAGLATGSHLVIDSLSPMAIPWVFPLRATWTPGLDVHGVIATPLLWSVSLGIVARRTDDLDAVKQWWSRDGSVRGRQSE from the coding sequence ATGGAACTCGGGCTGGTTTTCTTTCTCACCGTCGCGTTCGCGACACACGCTCTCGTCGGCGTCGCCCTTGTTCGCGGGTTCTCCGATGTCGGTCCGCGAGTCGGGCCGTGGCTGGGGGCCGTCTTCGGGTTCGTCCCGGACGCGGACTTCCTCTTCCCGGCGGCGTGGGGGTGGCCGTTCGTCCACCGTGGGATAACGCATTCGCCCCTGTTCGTGCTGTCGGTCGTGGGCGGGGTGTACGCGCTCAGTCGCCGTCGCTCGTTCGCGCTCGCCGCCGGGCTCGCGACCGGGTCACACCTCGTCATCGATTCGCTCTCGCCGATGGCGATTCCGTGGGTGTTCCCGTTGCGGGCGACGTGGACCCCCGGACTGGATGTCCACGGCGTGATCGCGACGCCCCTGCTCTGGTCGGTATCGCTCGGCATCGTCGCGCGGCGCACCGACGATTTAGACGCCGTCAAACAGTGGTGGTCGCGAGACGGCAGCGTCCGAGGCCGTCAGTCGGAGTAA
- a CDS encoding DedA family protein, producing MVPLQLTETPPWLESLFTSELGLAVLFGICVLEGAMLLRFMPSELVVPSALALIGSSIPTAVMIVALAVVGTTVGQLLLFGLVRRAGREYVLRKRWFPVTESRLERFDGWFDRWGSLAVAASNTMLFVRGLLTVPAGLSEMDGRSFLVLSAVGSLSFQSILAGLYLLGGYLLV from the coding sequence ATGGTTCCCCTCCAACTCACCGAAACGCCGCCCTGGCTCGAGTCCCTGTTCACCTCGGAACTCGGGCTCGCAGTGCTGTTCGGGATCTGCGTCCTCGAGGGTGCGATGTTGCTGCGGTTCATGCCCAGCGAGCTCGTCGTGCCGTCGGCGCTGGCGCTGATCGGATCGTCGATTCCAACGGCGGTTATGATCGTCGCCCTCGCAGTCGTCGGGACGACGGTCGGCCAACTCTTGCTGTTCGGGCTCGTCCGTCGTGCCGGGCGGGAGTACGTCCTGCGAAAGCGCTGGTTCCCGGTCACCGAGTCGCGACTCGAGCGGTTCGACGGCTGGTTCGACCGGTGGGGAAGTCTCGCCGTCGCCGCGAGCAATACGATGCTGTTCGTCCGGGGGCTGCTCACCGTCCCCGCCGGCTTATCGGAGATGGACGGCCGATCGTTCCTCGTCCTGTCGGCGGTCGGCTCGCTGTCCTTCCAGTCGATTCTGGCCGGCCTGTACCTGCTCGGCGGCTATCTGCTCGTCTGA
- a CDS encoding aryl-sulfate sulfotransferase, translating to MPDRSRPPLARARSILTRTRLRVAFVVVILLSAAVVAGAASNDLSTATEDDVPEAPSTENHTVVTESGRAGTITAYEPDGEVLYYNNTRTKYFDVDPVEGDPLTVEYTATDTIHSEGSTCSEPPCARNVIERANLSTGEVEVLYERYDYKETAGEWHDADRINETHVVVADIVADQVFIVNTETEVVEWLWDAQSDYPVEGGGPYPEDWAHINDVEYIEEGEMEGRIMASLRNQDQVVFLDREEGLVDDWTLGAEDEYDIQYEQHNPDFIPESEGGPAVVVADSENGRVQEFQREDGEWTRSWEWADDRIQWPRDADRLPNGNTLITDTHGNRVMEVNASGDVVWQVESTLPYEAERLETGAESEGGQSAAELGLESRTTAESDDESSGLFGVDPLGFLGGLLESILPHRIYNGLLFASPVWMGASEFAAVGIALLTGLVWAGLEIRWQLRDAGVRFRLPVYRQGRD from the coding sequence ATGCCTGACCGATCACGCCCCCCGCTCGCTCGGGCCCGATCGATTCTCACGCGAACCCGGCTCCGGGTCGCGTTCGTCGTCGTTATCCTCCTCTCGGCGGCCGTCGTCGCCGGCGCGGCGTCGAACGACCTCTCGACGGCGACGGAAGACGACGTACCGGAGGCACCGTCGACGGAGAACCACACGGTCGTCACCGAGTCCGGACGGGCCGGCACCATCACCGCCTACGAACCCGACGGTGAGGTCCTCTATTACAATAATACGCGGACGAAGTACTTCGACGTCGATCCCGTCGAGGGCGATCCGTTGACGGTCGAGTACACCGCGACGGACACGATTCACTCCGAGGGCTCGACCTGTTCCGAGCCGCCGTGTGCGCGCAACGTCATCGAGCGCGCGAACCTCTCGACCGGCGAGGTCGAGGTGCTCTACGAGCGCTACGATTACAAGGAGACCGCCGGCGAGTGGCACGACGCGGACCGCATCAACGAGACTCACGTCGTCGTCGCCGACATCGTCGCGGATCAGGTATTCATCGTGAACACCGAGACGGAGGTCGTCGAGTGGCTCTGGGACGCCCAGAGCGACTACCCCGTCGAGGGCGGCGGCCCCTACCCGGAGGACTGGGCGCACATCAACGACGTCGAATACATCGAGGAGGGCGAGATGGAGGGCCGGATCATGGCCAGCCTCCGGAATCAGGATCAAGTCGTCTTCCTCGACCGGGAGGAGGGGCTGGTCGACGACTGGACGCTCGGCGCGGAGGACGAGTACGACATCCAGTACGAACAGCACAATCCCGATTTCATCCCCGAAAGCGAGGGTGGACCGGCCGTCGTCGTCGCCGATTCCGAGAACGGCCGCGTTCAGGAGTTCCAGCGCGAGGACGGCGAGTGGACCCGTAGCTGGGAGTGGGCGGACGACCGAATCCAGTGGCCTCGAGACGCCGATCGACTGCCCAACGGGAACACGCTCATCACCGACACCCACGGCAACCGCGTCATGGAGGTCAACGCCTCCGGCGACGTCGTCTGGCAGGTCGAATCGACGCTCCCCTACGAGGCCGAACGGTTAGAGACCGGTGCCGAAAGCGAGGGCGGGCAGAGCGCCGCGGAACTCGGCCTCGAGTCCCGGACGACGGCCGAGAGCGACGACGAGAGCAGTGGGCTCTTCGGAGTCGATCCGCTCGGCTTCCTCGGCGGCCTCCTCGAGTCGATCCTCCCCCATCGGATCTACAACGGCCTCCTCTTCGCGAGCCCGGTCTGGATGGGAGCGTCGGAGTTCGCGGCCGTCGGGATCGCGCTCCTGACGGGGCTGGTCTGGGCCGGCCTCGAGATCAGGTGGCAGCTCCGGGATGCGGGGGTCAGGTTCCGGCTCCCGGTCTACCGGCAGGGCAGGGACTGA
- a CDS encoding universal stress protein, whose protein sequence is MTTRLLVPTDGSDSARAALEHALDIAADREATVQLLYVADTKKPSLTRLGTDVVDVLEREGDEILDAAAALAEDRGVSVETDVVQGDPRTAIVEYTTGGEFDLVVMGAHGRRGIGEYVLGSTTDCVVNRSGIPVLTVRAADEARRVYPYGDVLVPTDGSDHASVALDRAASVAARHDATLHLLSVVDELPEVIDAGSTQLSSQLEENVQAVLDEAEATARRAGVDEIRTSITAGPVPREITSYVDEEEIDLVVMGTHGHTGLDRHLLGSFTERVIRTSPVPVLTTRRADELE, encoded by the coding sequence ATGACTACTCGACTCCTCGTCCCGACCGACGGGAGCGACTCCGCGAGGGCGGCCCTCGAGCACGCGCTCGATATCGCCGCCGACCGGGAGGCGACAGTCCAATTGCTCTACGTCGCGGACACGAAGAAACCGAGTTTGACCCGGCTCGGAACGGACGTCGTCGACGTTCTCGAGCGAGAGGGCGACGAGATCCTCGATGCCGCGGCTGCGTTGGCCGAGGATCGAGGCGTCTCCGTCGAGACGGATGTCGTTCAGGGCGATCCGCGGACCGCGATCGTCGAGTACACGACCGGCGGCGAGTTCGATCTCGTGGTGATGGGCGCCCACGGCCGGCGCGGAATCGGCGAGTACGTCCTCGGGAGCACCACGGATTGCGTCGTAAACCGGAGTGGGATACCCGTGTTGACCGTTCGTGCGGCCGACGAAGCGAGACGGGTGTATCCGTACGGCGACGTGCTCGTGCCGACGGACGGCAGCGACCACGCGTCGGTCGCGCTGGACCGAGCCGCGTCGGTCGCCGCGCGACACGACGCGACGTTGCACCTGCTGTCGGTCGTCGACGAACTGCCGGAGGTGATCGACGCGGGATCGACGCAACTCTCCTCGCAACTCGAGGAGAACGTCCAGGCCGTCCTCGACGAGGCCGAAGCGACCGCGAGGCGAGCGGGCGTCGACGAGATCAGGACCTCGATTACGGCCGGCCCCGTGCCTCGGGAGATCACGAGCTACGTCGACGAGGAGGAGATAGACCTCGTCGTGATGGGGACCCACGGCCACACCGGGCTCGACCGCCACCTGCTCGGGAGCTTCACCGAGCGCGTGATTCGGACATCGCCCGTCCCCGTCCTGACCACGAGACGCGCGGACGAACTGGAGTGA
- a CDS encoding HalOD1 output domain-containing protein: protein MTEMTSRSPSTAMGDHYSVQYDRLDDEPLSVAVADAVATFSNEDVTELEPLHYSINADALERLFEPRANGLRSGGSVTFEYSNCLVTVTADGEIRVKSPER, encoded by the coding sequence ATGACAGAAATGACTTCACGATCACCGTCGACCGCGATGGGGGATCACTATTCCGTGCAATACGATAGACTCGACGACGAACCGCTCAGCGTTGCCGTTGCAGACGCCGTCGCAACGTTCAGTAACGAAGACGTCACCGAACTCGAACCACTCCATTACTCGATCAACGCCGATGCGCTCGAGCGGCTGTTCGAGCCGCGTGCGAACGGCCTGCGCTCCGGCGGATCGGTAACGTTCGAGTACAGCAACTGTCTGGTGACGGTCACTGCTGACGGCGAGATTCGCGTCAAGTCGCCCGAGCGCTAA
- a CDS encoding PAS domain-containing protein, giving the protein MARGLEDAETTPVHALVVGSSEWIRTATAGLADESVTVTDAVATASAVTDGQLDAANCLLTDDRDVFDAVGEACPIVYAVDPARTESIDRLPGDPDVIAKTTIQEPRLLAQRLRRAVEFAAMQRTVDRRTERSQTLIEHSSDLLLVIDADGDISYASPAVEDVGGFEPDELCGTHIRDYIRPDDAQTVMDALDAVLESDCGASRTVEYTCQHADGDWYVHEAVLTNRLEDDAVDGVIASIRDITEYHRIEQELSESFKRVTDSFYALDADWRFTYINDRALEQLDFDRSDILGRHILDVFPEMTGTVFQHEAVEAMSSQEPRTAEGYYERYDAWIEAQIYPSQSGISVYWRDVTERVERERDLTERTERLQTLVENVPVVLFALDDEGTFTLSEGSGLSNLGFDPEDVVGNSFSDLLEDYPEACADAETALEGETVTSRRRLGDRVFETWYRPITDDDDTVDRVIGVANDVTERVQYQEALNALHEATGHLLTVDSKADACEYIVDIATDVLDLDGVVYRFDDQANELVPAAWSPALESAFGSPPRLQPNDSIVWDTFVSGDSSVYDDVRDAANVYDESTAARSGLYVPLGEHGVFVALSAEPAQYDDDTVELAQLFAATAEAALDRIGRTRRLHDRERELKRQNRHLERLNEANEVRQSIEQLLLLAESRTEIERGVPELLAELEDCSFAWIGEPDPSGNQLQPLSRAGLEREYLDAVTVTTVDESAAEPAGRAARTRAPVSVENVAESVHDGEWRGDALSRSFQSVYAVPLVYDGFLYGVLSIYGEERDAFDETLRSTLAELGETIAYAIDAVKRKNALVRDDYTEVELGVAADATLCRLAAFLGEPVSYEGTTVRADGSEIAFVAVEELADDPAECIDRGSIDGISGVSTIAEHEDQTLLQVQLTDPFLGSIADTHGARLREFAADESGGRAIIDVPEAAEVRAVLSGITRSGPSVSMVARREQRTDDPSALGGPARNALLGRFTDRQREVVQTAYHGGFFEWPRQATGEDIAASLDISSPAFHKHVRSAERKLFAALFEGSTAADIN; this is encoded by the coding sequence ATGGCCCGCGGTCTCGAGGACGCCGAGACGACCCCGGTACACGCCCTCGTCGTCGGTTCGTCCGAGTGGATTCGAACGGCGACGGCGGGGCTCGCAGACGAGTCGGTGACCGTGACGGACGCGGTCGCGACCGCGTCTGCGGTCACTGACGGACAGCTCGACGCGGCGAACTGCCTCCTGACCGACGACCGCGACGTGTTCGACGCCGTCGGCGAGGCGTGTCCGATCGTCTACGCCGTCGATCCGGCGCGAACCGAGTCGATCGACCGCCTGCCCGGCGATCCCGACGTGATCGCCAAGACGACGATTCAGGAGCCCCGGCTCCTGGCCCAGCGGCTCCGCCGGGCCGTCGAGTTCGCTGCGATGCAGCGAACTGTCGACCGGCGAACGGAGCGGTCACAGACGTTGATCGAACACTCCTCGGACCTGTTGCTCGTCATCGACGCCGACGGCGATATCTCCTATGCCAGCCCGGCCGTCGAAGACGTCGGGGGATTCGAGCCCGACGAACTGTGCGGGACCCACATTCGCGACTATATCCGCCCCGACGACGCGCAAACGGTGATGGACGCGCTCGACGCCGTTCTCGAGTCCGATTGCGGCGCGTCACGAACCGTCGAGTACACGTGCCAGCACGCGGACGGGGACTGGTACGTCCACGAGGCCGTCCTGACGAACCGACTCGAGGACGACGCCGTCGATGGTGTCATCGCTTCGATTCGGGACATCACGGAGTATCACCGCATCGAGCAGGAGTTGAGCGAGTCGTTCAAGCGCGTCACGGATTCGTTCTACGCGCTCGATGCGGACTGGCGGTTCACGTATATCAACGATCGCGCGCTCGAACAGCTCGATTTCGACCGATCGGATATCCTCGGCCGGCATATTCTCGATGTCTTCCCGGAGATGACCGGGACGGTCTTCCAGCACGAGGCCGTCGAGGCGATGTCGTCTCAGGAGCCGCGGACGGCCGAAGGGTACTACGAGCGCTACGACGCCTGGATCGAGGCGCAAATCTACCCCTCGCAGTCGGGGATCTCCGTCTACTGGCGGGACGTGACCGAGCGCGTCGAGCGCGAGCGGGACCTGACCGAGCGGACGGAGCGGTTACAGACACTGGTCGAGAACGTCCCCGTCGTCCTGTTCGCCCTCGACGACGAGGGCACCTTCACGCTCTCGGAAGGCAGCGGACTCTCGAACCTCGGCTTCGACCCCGAGGACGTCGTCGGCAACTCGTTTTCCGATCTGCTCGAGGACTATCCCGAGGCCTGTGCCGACGCGGAGACGGCCCTCGAGGGGGAGACGGTCACCTCGCGCAGACGGCTCGGTGATCGCGTCTTCGAAACGTGGTACCGACCGATCACGGACGACGACGATACCGTCGACCGCGTGATCGGGGTCGCGAACGACGTCACCGAGCGGGTCCAGTATCAGGAGGCGCTCAACGCCTTGCACGAGGCGACCGGACACCTGCTGACCGTCGACTCGAAAGCGGACGCCTGTGAGTACATCGTCGACATCGCGACCGACGTGCTCGATCTCGACGGCGTCGTCTACCGGTTCGACGATCAGGCGAACGAACTCGTCCCGGCGGCGTGGTCGCCGGCCCTCGAGTCGGCGTTCGGTTCGCCGCCGCGGCTCCAGCCGAACGACAGCATCGTCTGGGACACGTTCGTCAGCGGTGATTCGTCGGTGTACGACGATGTCAGAGACGCGGCCAACGTCTACGACGAGTCGACCGCCGCCCGGAGCGGTCTCTACGTCCCGCTCGGCGAACACGGCGTCTTCGTCGCGCTCTCGGCCGAACCCGCCCAGTACGACGACGACACCGTCGAACTCGCCCAGCTGTTCGCGGCGACGGCCGAAGCCGCGCTCGATCGCATCGGACGGACCCGACGGTTACACGACCGCGAGCGCGAGCTCAAGCGACAGAACCGTCACCTCGAGCGGCTCAACGAGGCCAACGAGGTGCGCCAATCGATCGAACAGCTCCTGTTGCTGGCCGAGTCCCGAACCGAGATCGAGCGCGGAGTCCCCGAACTGCTCGCCGAACTCGAGGACTGTTCGTTCGCGTGGATCGGCGAGCCGGACCCGAGCGGCAATCAGCTGCAACCGCTCTCTCGAGCCGGTCTCGAACGGGAGTATCTCGACGCGGTGACGGTAACGACGGTCGACGAGTCGGCCGCCGAACCGGCGGGACGGGCGGCGCGCACGCGAGCGCCGGTCTCCGTCGAAAACGTCGCCGAGTCGGTCCACGACGGCGAGTGGCGGGGCGATGCGCTGTCGCGAAGCTTCCAGTCCGTCTACGCCGTGCCGCTCGTCTACGACGGCTTCCTCTACGGCGTCCTGTCGATCTACGGCGAGGAACGGGACGCGTTCGACGAGACGCTCCGGTCGACGCTGGCGGAACTCGGCGAAACGATCGCCTACGCGATCGATGCGGTCAAACGGAAGAACGCGCTCGTGAGAGACGACTACACCGAAGTGGAACTCGGGGTCGCGGCCGATGCGACCCTGTGTCGACTCGCGGCGTTTCTCGGCGAACCGGTCTCCTACGAGGGCACGACGGTACGGGCCGACGGCTCGGAGATCGCGTTCGTCGCCGTCGAGGAACTGGCGGACGATCCGGCCGAATGCATCGATCGCGGTTCGATCGACGGGATCAGCGGAGTATCGACGATCGCCGAGCACGAGGACCAAACGCTCCTGCAGGTACAGCTGACCGATCCCTTCCTCGGATCGATCGCCGATACGCACGGCGCGCGATTGCGCGAGTTCGCGGCCGACGAGTCGGGTGGCCGCGCGATCATCGACGTGCCGGAGGCCGCCGAAGTCCGCGCCGTTCTGTCCGGGATCACCCGAAGCGGTCCGTCGGTTTCGATGGTCGCTCGGCGCGAGCAGCGAACGGACGATCCGTCCGCGCTCGGCGGCCCCGCGCGCAACGCCTTGCTCGGTCGGTTCACCGACCGGCAACGCGAGGTCGTCCAGACGGCCTACCACGGTGGATTCTTCGAGTGGCCGCGACAGGCTACTGGCGAGGACATCGCCGCGTCGCTGGATATCTCCTCGCCCGCCTTTCACAAACACGTCCGGTCCGCGGAACGGAAGCTGTTCGCGGCGCTGTTCGAGGGGTCGACCGCGGCTGACATTAACTGA